The Bacillaceae bacterium IKA-2 DNA window CCCGTTTCGACACTCGCAGTTATGTTTTTCGTTCCGACGACTGCTGGTATTTCCATGGTTCTAGCCATAATCGCTGAATGTGATGTTCTTCCACCAATATTAGTAGTAAAGCCTTTTACATATCTCCTATCTAACTCAGCTGTATCAGAAGGGGTTAAATCTTCTGCAATCACAATCACTTCTTCGGATATCAAACTAGGATTGGTCATCGTGACACCGGTAAGATGACCTAAAACTCGCTTCGTCACATCACGAATATCCGCGGATCGTTCTTTCATATATTCATTATCCATGTTTTCAAACATTGTGATAAAAAAATTAGCCACTTCGTTTAATGCATACTCAGCATTTAGTTCTTCGCTGGTAATTTTATTAATGACAGCGTCTACTAATTCTGGATCGCTCAGTACTAATAAATGAGCTGAAAATATTTCTGCTTTATCTTCGCCTAATTCAGCAAGTGCCTTTTTTCTAATTATTTCTATCTCTTGCTTAGATTTCTGCAACGCCTCTTGAAATTTATTAATTTCCTCTTCAAAAGACGTTACATGCTTTTGTTCGATCTTGAATTCTTGATGGACTAGTTTAAACGCTTTTGCAATGACAATTCCAGGAGAAGCTGCAATGCCGTTTATTTTTTTTGACATTATTCTCCTAAACCGCCTTTAATAACTTCTTCTAATGCAACTAAAGCCGCTTCAGCATCAGACCCTACACATTTAATCTCAACCTCTGCTCCTTTGCCTACTCCTAAAGACATAACACCCATAATTGACTTTAAATTAACTGACTTCCCTTTATATTCTAAAGTGATTTCTGACTCGAATTGGCCTGCTTTGTTAACCAATTGTGTTGCTGGTCTAGCATGAATTCCTGTTTCACTAGTAATTTTAAATGTTTTTTTCATCATCTTTATCTTCACTCCTAAGAAATATTTTGTCCTACCCTAAAAACTCAGATAATTTAGAGGTTGGCTATATAGCTATTAAACCATACATCCACTGTTTTAACATTATTCTTTTACTCCCTTCTTCCAAAAACCTAACATTAATGCTGTAATTGCCGCGCCAATTAGGATCGCTACAATATACATAAATGGATTACCACTCACTAGTGGAATGACGAACAAGCCACCGTGTGGAGCAGGTAAACCAATTCCAAACACCATTGTTAACGCTCCTGCTACTGCCGAACCGACAACAATTGACGGGATTACTCGTCCGGGGTCAGCAGCCGCAAACGGGATCGCTCCCTCTGTAATAAAAGATGCCCCCATAATATAGTTTGTCTTTCCAGCCTCTTTTTCAGCCTTCGTAAACTTATTTTTAAAAAATGTTGTTGCGAATGCAATACCTAGCGGTGGAACCATTCCACCAGCCATAACAGCTGCATGTGGAGCTAAGTTTCCTGCATCAATCATTGCAATACCAAATGTGAATGCCGCTTTATTAATTGGACCACCCATATCAATGGCCATCATACCACCTAAAATTAATCCTAATAATACTAAGTTACTTGTTCCCATTCCACCTAACCAGTTCTCCATTGCTGTATTTAAAGCAACTACTGGTTCCATAACAATGAACAACATGACCATGCCTGTAATTAAAATTCCAAATAACGGATAAAGTAAAACTGGTTTAATACCTTCTAACGTCTTTGGCAGCCCACTAAATGCTTTTCTAAGTCCTAAAACCACATATCCTGCTAAGAAACCAGCAATTAAACCTCCCAAAAATCCAGCGCCGCCGCTCGCTGCCATAAGTCCACCGACCATGCCAGGTGCAAAACCAGGACGGTTAGCAATACTCATTGCAATAAAACCAGCTAAGACAGGGATCATTAGTCCAAAGGCATTTCCACCACCGATTGTCATTAACGCTTCTGCAATTGGATGATACGACGAATGTTCAGGGTCAAAAGCCTCAATACCAAAAATAAACGATAGTGCTATTAAAATACCACCACCAACAACAAATGGCAACATGTTTGAAACACCGTTCATGATGTGCTTGTAGAAGCCTGATTTCCCTTTACTACCATCTTCACTAGAACTATTCGAACTACCTGAACCGCGATAAATTGGTGCATCTTGTTTACTAGCTCTTTCGATTAGTTCTTGAGGTTTACGGATACCATCAGCTACTGGAACTTGAATGACATGCTTACCATCAAAACGGTCCATTTCAACCGCAGTATCAGCGGCGACGATAATTGCAATTGCCTCTTTTATTTCCGAAGCCGTAAGTTCATTTTCAACGCCACCAGAACCATTCGTTTCTACCTTGATGTCAAAACCTAATTCTTTACCCTTGGCTTTCAACGAGTCGGCGGCCATAAAAGTATGGGCGATGCCTGTGGGACAAGCGGTTACAGCTAAAATTTTTGCTTTTTTCTTAGTATTAATTTTCTCTTCTTTTTCTTTTTCTGCCTCTTTTTCGTTGATCGCACTTACTACTTCATCAATCGTTGTAGCATTTTCTAATTTTTTACGAAATTCCTTATCCATCAAAAAGCTAGATAGACGGGACAGCGTTTGTAAATGAGCATTATTTGCTCCTTCACTAGCCGCGATCATAAAAAACAAGTGACTTGGTTGTCCATCAAGTGCTTCATAATCAATTCCTGATTTAGAGCGTCCAAAAACAATTGCTGGTGTTTTAACGGCACTTGTTTTTGCGTGTGGAATCGCAATTCCTTCGCCAATTCCCGTTGTACTTTGTGCTTCACGAGCTAAAATATCTTCTTTAAATTTCTTAGGATCTTTAAGCTTCCCTGCTTTGTCTAGTTTTCTAATTAACTCGTCAATGACAGCCTCTTTTGAACTAGCTTGCAAGTTTAATTCAATCGTATCAGCTGTTAATAAATCTGTTATTTTCATAATTTATTCCCTCCTCAGTTTACGATCTCAATTTTTATTTCAGGTAAAAGTTTTTCTAAGTTGTTTTTATTGCATAAATCACTAGAAAATGCGGTTGCACTTCCAGCAGCAATTCCATATTTAAACGCTTCAAGATAATTTTCATTTTCAACGTATGAAGCGATAAAGCCTGCAACGAGTGAGTCCCCTGCACCGACTGAGTTTTTCAATTGTCCTTTAGGAACATTTGCATAAGCTGAAATCTCTTTATTTAGCAGTAGTGCACCATCTCCACCTAATGAAACAATAATGTTTTGTGGCCCATTTTCTAGCAACTTCCGCCCATACTTAAGTGCATCTTCTACAGTAGAAATTTCTACGTTAAACAATTCACCTAGTTCATGTTGGTTTGGTTTAATTAAAAATGGTTGATATTTTAAAATTCCTGCGAGTGCCTCACCTGACGTATCGACAATAAAACGAACTTTATTTTCTTTACATTGCGAGAGAATCTTTTGATAAAACTCAGCCGAGATACTTGAAGGTAAACTTCCAGCTAAGATAAAATAGTCTTGCTCTGTCATCACTTGAATTTTCTCAAAAAGTTCTAGCTGTTTTTCTTTTGAAATTGTTGCCCCTTGACCGTTAATTTCTGTTTCGACAGAAGATTTCAATTTCACATTAACTCTGGTTGGTTCATCGACCCATGTGAAATCTTGAAAAACCCCCTCTTCTTTAAGTGAGTTTTTTATGAACTCACCGGTAAAACCACCAACAAAACCTAATGCAGTGGTCTTTACTCCAAGCTTCTTTAAAACTCTAGAAACATTAATTCCTTTACCGCCTGGATAAAAAGCAGTTTTATTTGCTCTATTTAAAGATCCAATCTCGACATTGTCCACCTCGACGACATAATCAATCGATGGATTTAATGTACATGTGTAAATCATGATGTCACTACCTTTATCGTTGTTTTTTCCATAAATGGCGCCAAAATATCTTCATCACTTTCGTTTGTAATAATAACTCCTTGCTTTAGTTCAGTTATTTGAGCAAATGTCACTTCATTAAATTTCGTATGATCACCAAGAATAAAGATTTCTTGTGATAGATTGATCGCACTCTTTTTGATCATTGCTTCCTCCGGGTCAGGCGTTGTAAAACCATATTCACTATGAATACCATTGACTCCGATAAAACATTTATCAAAATGATATTGCTTGATCGCTTCTAAAGCACCTTTTCCTATTAAAGCTCTTGTTTTTTGCTTAATAAAGCCACCAGTTAAATACGTGTCTATGCCTTGCTCTAGAAGCGCATCTAAATGAGTCAACCCATTCGTGACAACCTTAATTTCTTTTGCGGTAATATGTGGAATCATCTGCAAGACTGTTGTTCCTGCATCTAGAAAGATACAATCACCATTTCTAATCAGTGATGCTGCAAACTTTGCAATCATTTCTTTTTCGTTGTAATTTTGCAAAGATTTTTCTGAAATACTTAGTTCTACACTTTTTTGCTTTAGTAACGAAGCTCCGCCATGGACGCGCTTAACTTTCTTTTCATCTTCAAGCTGACTTAAATCTCGACGGATCGTCGATTCAGAGGAAGCAGTAGCATCCACTAATTCTTGAAGCTTAATAACACCTTTTTCATTTATCAAATCTAAGATTATTTGGTGTCTTTCAGGAGTAAGCATTTAATCACCTCCACAAAATGTTTTGATAATTCTTATAAATTTATCATAACGTAAGCCCTTACATAAATCAATCATTATCTTTCATAAACGATCAATTATTTTGTTTTATATTCATATAACGGTCAAAAACAGTCAAATATTATCTTGCTATATCTAGTATGTTTAAAAAAAAAGAAAAAACCCTTATATAAGGGTTCATGTTATGTTTCGTAACGGTGATTTATTAAAAAGGGAAGTACCTTCAAAATTTCCCAAATGTACTTCAGATAATTTAGGAATGATTAAATGGGGGCAAACTACATCAGATGCTAGAACTCATGCATTTGAGGATTAATTAATAGAGAATTTACAAAACAAAAAGTTAAAGGGGATTAAAGGCGATACGCAAATTTGACCAGACGTTTATTTGAAAGGGGGTGAATAGAAATGGCTGAAATAAAAATTTTAGATAACGGTCCATTAGTAGTTGATGGGGCTACTTTCGTTGATGGTGAAGGTAAGAAAATGGAAACCAAAGAACAGGTTTATCTCTGTCGTTGTGGTCTTTCAAGTAATAAACCCTATTGTAATGGCGCTCATAAAGGGAAATTTGAAAGTGAAGTTAGAGCTTAATACTTAAATACATGAAAGTGGACAGTAAATGATTGTCCACTTTTTATTTGATTATCACTACATCAACAAGGGATTCCCCTGTTTCGTCATCTACTTTTGTAAATATATGCGCAGTAATTTCAATCAAATAGCGGTATCGGTATCCTTTATTTCATTTTTATTAACTTCGGGGTAAGTAACTAATTGTCTGCTAATGCTCGTTAGCTTCTTTTTGTGTCTAAATCTTACCCGAAATGCAAGAGCAAAAAATACAATTGCAACTAGAAACGTACTAGTCGCAAAAAACATATAAAGGAATCGAATCGTTTCATTGGCGAATAAGACACCAACTCCATGATAAAAGAGTGGCGAAAAAAATTGCCCGAAAAATAACATGCTTGTGACAATCGCCATCGCTTGAACGGTTTGTGTTTTTGGAACTTGCCGTGACACTTGGTCAAACACCGTTGGAATAATCGAACCAAACCCGAAGCCCATAAATCCAACACCTATTCCGATAAAGAATACCTGGCTTGAATTTCCGAGTACAAAAAAACCAATTGCCATCAGTAATAGTTGGATGGCAATAAAATTAGTTTGTAATAACCGCTTAACACGACCCAATAGTAATCCAGCGAAGAAACCAGTTGCAGTTGCAACCGATATCACAGCTCCTGCATTTTTTGAATTACCAATTCCTTCTTGTTGCATAAACAGAGCCATATTTACAGGGATCGAATAAAATGCTAAGACAATTAAGAACATTGCAGTGCCATAAACATAGAGCTTTTTCGGTAGTCGTTCCAATTTCACTTTTGACAGACTACGATCCGGCTTTGTATGAGGTAAATATAAAAAAACAATAAGTGCAGCGACTATGACTAAACTATAGACGCTAAATGCCACTCGCCAGCTAATTGCCGCTAACATCCCTGACATCAGAAACAAAACTACTCCACCAAGGTTATTTGCCGCACTTACTTGGCCCATTGTAGCTGTTCTCTCTTCATCATCAAAAAAATCTGCCACAAGTGAGGTTGAAATTGGTATCATCAGTCCTACACCAATACCTAAAATAGCACGGAAAAATAAGAGCAGTTCAATCTTTGATACCAATCCTCCTGCTAATCCACCGATTAAGTAAAAAAACATCCCAATAAAAAGAATTTGTTTCTTTGAGAAGCGTCTTGTTAAATAACTAGAAACAAATATAAAAGGGATAATCATCACTGATGGTAATGTTAAAATTAATTTTATTGTTGTATCACTTGCATCGGGAAAGGCCAGTGCAATTGTTCCTAATGCAGGCGATATTGCAGCACCTGCCATAATGGTTAAAAGCGAAACAGAAAGAATCGCCAATTTTAAAAGTAGTTTATTCATCCTCAGCCAACTTTCTGTCTGACTTTTTAGTCGTCCAGTTTGTCGCTAAATTTTTCGAGGCAATCATTTTAAGAACACGCTTCGTTGTCGCAACATCTTCTTTTGATATTCCTTCTGTCGCCTCAACTAATGTCTTTTGGACAAGATTCATTAACTTTCCTTGCTGTTCTTTGCCTACTTCTGTTAAGTAAATCCGTTTACAGCGGTTATCAACAGGATCTTTCTTTCTATAGATAAGCTCTCGAATCAACATATTCTGGATAAGTCGAGACACACTGGCTTGATCTTTCCCTGTACGTTCAGCAAGCTCAAGTTGAGTAAGTCCATTTTCGTTCCATAACAAAACCAAAATCGTCCAATGTTCTGTTGTTACATTGAGGTCATGCTCACAAAAAGTCCGTTGCACACTTTTTGATAAAGACCGACCAGCCCTACTTATAAGAAAACCAAGTGAATCTTCTAACCGATATTCAGACAATGACTTCCCCACCTTTTTTCTAGCTTACTACCAAATTACTTGTTTATGCAAGTAATTAACTGCAGAAAAATGCTGATCAACCAAATCAGCAAGTGGGATGCTTGGATCAAGAAAAGCGCAAGACGTGAAACCTTTATACTTTCCTATAACTCAAAAAAGACCTTCATTTGAATGAATTTCATAATGCAGATTCTGAGCCACTAAGATACTACATATAGTTGAATTAAAAAACTTTCAACTATATGTAGCTTTATGTGGCTAGTTTTTGGTATTATGAAGTTCATTCATTTACAAAAAAAAGTAAATAAAGATCTAATTGATTATATTTCAATAATAATCGGAAGGATCATTGGTTTTTTCCTCGTATCTGAAAATAAATATTGTCCTACCGCTTTTTTTATATTTTTCTTGATACCATTCCATTCATTTTTATTCGCTTCTAGTAGCTCGTTCGTCGTTTTTACAATAAGCCGGTTTACGTTTTTCAGCAATTCTTCGGAGTTTCCAGCATGTACGAAACCACGAGAAATCGTGTCCGGCTCAGAAATGAGTTTTCTTTCCGCTTTACTTATCGTTAAAACAATGACCAGCATTCCATCTTCAGAAAGCTGTTTACGGTCTCGCAGAATAAGGTCTCCAACATCACCAACACCCACACCATCTACATATATATTCCCTACAGGTATTTTTCGAGTCTGACGAGCAACTTTGTTTTCAATGTCTACAACATCACCATTTTTAATGATAAATGTGTCTTCTGGTTCGACGCCAACCATTTCAGCTAATAAACAATGGTGGTGCAGCATTCTATATTCACCGTGAATTGGAATAAAATATTTTGGTCTCATTAATGTAATCATTAGTTTCAAATCTTCCTGATAGCCGTGTCCGGAAACATGCATTCCAAATGAACTTCCTGTTCCGTAAATAACCTTTGCTCCAAGTGCAAATAAGTTGTCAATAATTCGTGAGACATTCTTTTCATTTCCCGGTATTGGACCTGCTGCAAAAATGACTGTATCTTCTCGTGAAATTTCAACGCCTCGAAAGCTTGAGCTAGAAAGGCGAGCAAGAGCCGCCATTGGTTCCCCTTGACTGCCTGTACATAGGATAACTACCTTTTCAGAATCAATTTCGTTGATTTCATCTTGTCCGATTAACATCCCATCTGGAACTTCTAGATATCCACGTTCCATGGCAACCGATACAACATTTACCATGCTTCTGCCGAGCAACGCAACCTTACGATTTGTTTTTTTTGCAGCATCGACTACTTGCTGAACACGACTAATATTTGAAGCGAATGTCGAAATAAAAACTTTTTGCGTCGCCTTCATGAACGCTTCTTCAACATGTTCACCGACAATTTGTTCCGATGGCGTAAAACCTCGTCGTTCAGCATTCGTACTTTCAGACAATAGAAGCAAGACACCTCGTTTACCGATTTCAGCCATTTTATGAATATCTGAATACTCGTTATTTACAGGTGTTAAATCAAACTTAAAGTCTCCAGTATGGACAATATTACCTTCAGGTGTGTTAAAGACAATCCCTAGGCAATCAGGAATACTATGGTTCACTTTGAAAAAATCAATATTTATTTCTGTAAAGTTTAAGGTTGAGTTTGAGTCAATTTCAATTAGTTCCGTTTCCCTAAGGAGTTTATGTTCTTTTAATTTTAACTCAATTAATCCTAGTGTAAAACGGGTTGCATAAACAGGTACATTTAATTTTTTTAAAAAGAATGGGATCCCACCTATATGATCTTCATGTCCATGCGTGAGAATTAATGCTCTGATTTTATCTTTATTTTCTTGCAAGTAAGTAATGTCCGGAAGTATTAAATCAATTCCCAATAAACTTTCATCCGCAAACTTATTTCCACAATCAATGATAATGATTTCATTTGCATATTGAAGTGCATACATATTTTTACCAATTTCATTCATGCCACCTAAGGCAAAAACAGCTAATTTAGTCTTTTCAGTGCTCAAGTTGATACCCTCCCATAATTAATAGTAGTATTAGTATGTCTTTTTAGGATTTTGTTTATTATAATATTGGAAGCGAAAAAGGCACTCAAAAAGTTAATTGTTTTAAGTTTTAAGAAAGCGTATACTTTTTTGTGAAAGGAATTGCTGCTAACATAGAGATGGTAGCAATACACATCGACAAGTAGTCGAATTAAAATACGAGGAGTGTTAACATGAAAAAAGTTATTGTAACAGGCGGAAGTGGTCTTCTTGGTTCTGCAGTAATAACGGAATTTTTGGAACATGGATATGATGTTGTCAATGCAGATATTAAACATCCAGCAGAAGCTCTTTGTAAAACGGTGATTGCAGATTTAACAAACCTTGGTGAAGTATACGGAATATTAGCAGGCGCTGATGCAGTTGTACACCTTGCAGCAATTCCAGTGGCTTACTCACACCCTAACGAAGTGACTTTTCAAAACAATGTTATGTCCACTTATAATATTTTAGAAGCAGCTGGGAATTTAGGTATTAAAAAAGCTGTCATCTCATCAAGTGAATCGTCATACGGCATTTGCTTTTCAAAGCAAAATTTAACACCGCAATATGTACCAATAGATGAAGATCACCCACAATTACCAGAAGAAAGCTATGGGTTATCTAAGATTGTAAATGAAAAAACAGCTGATATGATTAATCAAAGAACTGGTTTACAAGTAGTATCAATGAGATTAGGGAATGTCATTTCTCCTGAGATGTATAAAAATTTTCCTGAGTTCATACATAAGCCTGAGATACGAAAAACGATTCTGTGGAGTTATATAGACGCAAGAGACGCTGCAACAGCTTATCGATTAGCAGTTGAGACAGACGGACTTGGTTCAGTTGTCCTTAATATTGCGGCCGATGATACAAGTATGGATATTGAAAGCAAACAACTAATGGAAACAATCTTTCCAACAGTGAAAAATTTTCGTAAAGATTTATCGGGGTTTGAAACATTATTATGCAATCAAAAAGCTAAAAAGCTATTAAATTGGAAGCCAGTTCATCAGTGGAGAAATTATGTAAAGCTTTAATCGACTACTATGAATATTGCTAACTGCCAGGGGATTATATAGAGAAAAAGCGGCAGTAATGTGATGTTTTCTGATGTTTTCCTGGAATGCCTTATGATCAAGGGAACAATATAAACCTTGCAATAGTCAGCCAAAACGTAGATGATATTAAAGCTTATTTTAATATCATCTACGTTTCTTGCTGTTCCTTTTGTTTTTAAAGCAAAATCACACTTTTAACTTTTACTAAAATCCCCAATTTTATTAAGCTCTTTCATTAAATTCCTCTTTACTTAACCTAATTAAGTTGTTGTTTTATAGGTATAAAAATACTCGGGGTACTTTTTTGTGAGAGTAGAAAAATCTATCGACCTATTTTTGCTTAAAAACTAGCTAACAAAGATCGCGTTTACGATCGTTTTGAGGAAACTTACTTTTCGAATTGAATCCGTGGCTAGTAGGCTCAAGGTGCACCGATCAGTTACTTCGAAGGATTTCCATCATAATTCCAAACCCTCATAAACACGAAAAAACCCTTGTATCCCAAGGGTTTTCATTTTTGCTTTCTTTTGTATTGGTGGGGATTAACTTTTGAAAATCCACTCTTCATAATTATTTATCACTAATAACTGATAGTCCTAATAGAAGTTCCCTTTATGCAAATGTTAACCACCGGAAAGAGGGATTAGGAATTCTAGTTTATATCTAAAAGAGATACAGTTAGTGGCAAGTAATCAAGGTGATCAATTGCTCTTTTAAAAATTTGCTGTTAACCTTTTACAAACACGGTCTTAATAGACGTATAGAATTCAATCGCTGCTTGACCTTGTTCGCGGGAATGTGAACCTGATTGTTTCATCCCACCGAATGGAGCTTGTAGTTCTACTCCCGCACTTTCTGAGTTAATACGAACTAAACCCGCATCCATATCTTTAATAAACGAAAGCATATTCGAGATATTTGTTGTGAAAATTGACGCGCTTAAACCATAAATCGAATCGTTGGCTACTTCAAGCGCTTCCTCAATGGTCTCAACTTTCATTAATACTAATACGGGACCAAAGATTTCTTCTTTTACAATCACCATGTCACGAGTCACATCTTCAAATACGGTTGGTTGGACATAAAAGCCGTTTTCTAAACCTTCTGCTTCATGCTTATTTCCACCGATAAGTAATCTTGCTCCTTCTGCTTTTCCTTTTTCAATATAAGAAAGAACAGTATCGAGCTGATTTTGACTTGCGCATGGCCCCATCCAAACACCTTCAGCAAGCCCGTCTCCGACTTTAATTTGTTTTATTTTTCCTAGTAACTTTTCTTTAAACATATCATAGATTTCACCTTGAATAATGACACGGCTCGTCGCTGTACATTTTTGACCTGTCGAACGAAGACCGCCACTAATCGTTGCTTCAACAGCTAAATCTAGATCAGCGTCATTGGCGACGATAACTGGGTTTTTTCCGCCGACTTCTAATTGGTATTTTGCTCCACGCGCTAATGCACCTTGACCTACTCGCATTCCGACCGCATCAGAACCCGTAAATGTAATGCCGTTCACATCAGGATGATCGATCATGCCTTGACCGATTTGAGATCCAGGACCTGCGACAAAGTTAACGACACCTTCTGGAAGTCCAGCTTCAGCAAAGCACTCTATCACTTTAGCTGCAGTCACTGTTGCTTCTTGAGCTGACTTAAGCACAACTGCATTTCCGTAAATAAGCGCCGGAGCCATTTTCCAGATTGGGATTGCGACTGGAAAGTTCCATGGCGTTATAACTCCAACAACTCCTAATGGAGTTCTCGTCGTAAACATTAGGGCGTCACTATCTGTTGATGGAATAACATCGCCTACTTTACGCATCCCTTCACCAGCATAATAACGTAAGATTGCTACTCCACGTGCTGTTTCACCTTTTGCTTCAGGTAACGTTTTTCCCATTTCTTTTGTCATCGTTTCAGCAATCTCAACTAAGTTCTTTTCTAAAATATTAGCAACCTTAAATAAGAAATCACCTCTTGCGGCACCAGAAAGCTTTTTCCAGCCAATTTGTGCTTTTTTAGCAGCCGCAACAGCTTTGTCTAGATCTTCCTTTGGAGATTTTTGGACATAACCAACAATTATATTTTTGTTAGCTGGATTTATACTTGCCTCCACTTGTTCATTTGAGCTTCCGACCCATTCGCCGTTAATGTAGTTCAAAAATGTTTTCACTTCAGTATTTACAGTCATTTTAAAAATCCTCTCTTTTTCTTCCTTTATAATAAAAGCAAAGTTCTTTTTATTTTTTTAATATTTTAGAATGTTGTTCCAATACGCCAAATTCCAAAATCACGCTGTTTAAAAATATCAGCTTTTGTAAGGCTTCCCACAGCTTACATTTACAATATCAGAAAAGATTCTCTCCCCAACTTGATCATCACCGCACGCTTTACTATTAATTGCCCTGCACCAATTAACACAGTTGTTTCAGCAGAAATAGCAGTTCCCCTAGGGCAGGTTAGCAGGAAAACCAGAGCAAAGATTTAAACCACCACACTTGTTCCATTGATTAGCTCACTATACTACGTGTCAAACTTTATTTAAGCAAATAATGCTCCTTATACAGTTGATAATGATTTAGGAACTTGACTTTTTACCGGATTGTTTAAAATTCCGATATCTGAGATTTCAACTTCAATACGGTCACCGTCTGCTAATGTGAATTCATTAGGTGGTACGATACATGTACCTGTAAGTAAAACAGTACCATCAAAAATTGTATTGTCTTTAATTAGATAGGCTACTAATTCTTCAAATTTTCTTTTTAATTGACCGGTTGACGCCGAACCTTCAACAACTTGTTCCTCATTACGGTAAATTCGGCATTTAATTTCAAATTCATAAGGATTTTTAACAGTTTCAGCTAAACGAATAGCTGGTCCAATTGAACAAGAGTTTTTCCAAACTTTAGCTTGTGGAAGATAAAGTGGATTTTCTCCCTCAATGTCACGACTACTCATATCGTTTCCAGCAAGATAACCAAGAATTTTACCATCCTTGTTAATGACTAAACCAAGCTCGGGCTCAGGAATTTGCCAGTTAGAATCTGTACGAAGACATACGTCTTCGTTTGGCCCTACTGTACGAGCAGCAGTTGATTTAAAGAAAATTTCAGGACGCACTGCATCGTAAACTTTGTCA harbors:
- a CDS encoding NAD(P)-dependent oxidoreductase; translation: MKKVIVTGGSGLLGSAVITEFLEHGYDVVNADIKHPAEALCKTVIADLTNLGEVYGILAGADAVVHLAAIPVAYSHPNEVTFQNNVMSTYNILEAAGNLGIKKAVISSSESSYGICFSKQNLTPQYVPIDEDHPQLPEESYGLSKIVNEKTADMINQRTGLQVVSMRLGNVISPEMYKNFPEFIHKPEIRKTILWSYIDARDAATAYRLAVETDGLGSVVLNIAADDTSMDIESKQLMETIFPTVKNFRKDLSGFETLLCNQKAKKLLNWKPVHQWRNYVKL
- a CDS encoding aldehyde dehydrogenase family protein translates to MTVNTEVKTFLNYINGEWVGSSNEQVEASINPANKNIIVGYVQKSPKEDLDKAVAAAKKAQIGWKKLSGAARGDFLFKVANILEKNLVEIAETMTKEMGKTLPEAKGETARGVAILRYYAGEGMRKVGDVIPSTDSDALMFTTRTPLGVVGVITPWNFPVAIPIWKMAPALIYGNAVVLKSAQEATVTAAKVIECFAEAGLPEGVVNFVAGPGSQIGQGMIDHPDVNGITFTGSDAVGMRVGQGALARGAKYQLEVGGKNPVIVANDADLDLAVEATISGGLRSTGQKCTATSRVIIQGEIYDMFKEKLLGKIKQIKVGDGLAEGVWMGPCASQNQLDTVLSYIEKGKAEGARLLIGGNKHEAEGLENGFYVQPTVFEDVTRDMVIVKEEIFGPVLVLMKVETIEEALEVANDSIYGLSASIFTTNISNMLSFIKDMDAGLVRINSESAGVELQAPFGGMKQSGSHSREQGQAAIEFYTSIKTVFVKG
- a CDS encoding fumarylacetoacetate hydrolase family protein, encoding MRIIRFIQENVAVLGALTDEGSIYILPQQGFLEITNLADERETTALKIVEETIAKSTPLNKKIEDLRLLVPIEAPEVWAAGVTYLKSKEARNYEATDGKLDATTFYDKVYDAVRPEIFFKSTAARTVGPNEDVCLRTDSNWQIPEPELGLVINKDGKILGYLAGNDMSSRDIEGENPLYLPQAKVWKNSCSIGPAIRLAETVKNPYEFEIKCRIYRNEEQVVEGSASTGQLKRKFEELVAYLIKDNTIFDGTVLLTGTCIVPPNEFTLADGDRIEVEISDIGILNNPVKSQVPKSLSTV